In a single window of the Pseudochaenichthys georgianus chromosome 16, fPseGeo1.2, whole genome shotgun sequence genome:
- the rps27.2 gene encoding 40S ribosomal protein S27.2 — MPLAKDLLHPSSEEEKRCHKKKRLVQSPNSYFMDVKCPGCYKITTVFSHAQTVVLCVGCSTVLCQPTGGKARLTEGCSFRKKQH, encoded by the exons ATGCCA cTTGCAAAGGATCTGTTACACCCGAGCTCTGAGGAGGAGAAGAGGTGTCACAAGAAAAAACGCCTCGTTCAGAGTCCTAACTCCTACTTTATGGATGTCAAATGTCCAG GTTGCTACAAGATCACCACAGTGTTCAGTCACGCTCAGACTGTAGTGCTGTGTGTCGGCTGCTCCACAGTGCTCTGCCAGCCTACAGGAGGGAAAGCTCGCCTTACAGAAG GATGCTCATTCAGGAAAAAACAGCACTAG
- the rab13 gene encoding ras-related protein Rab-13, with translation MAKKYDLLYKLLLIGDSGVGKTCLIIRFAEDNFNSTYISTIGIDFKVKTIEVEGKKVKLQVWDTAGQERFKTITTAYYRGAMGIVLVYDITDEKSFENIQNWMKSITENASAGVSRMLLGNKCDIEAKRKVSRETGEKLAKDHGIRFFETSAKSSINVDESFLALALDILQKSSKKQGPTGREVKITSNTEKKASKCVIL, from the exons ATGGCGAAAAAGTATGATTTGCTTTACAAATTGTTACTCATCGGGGACAGCGGAGTGGGGAAAACATGTCTGATCATCCGTTTTGCTGAGGACAATTTCAACTCCACTTACATTTCCACCATCG GTATCGACTTTAAAGTAAAAACCATTGAAGTGGAAGGAAAGAAAGTTAAACTACAAGTCTG GGACACAGCAGGGCAGGAGAGGTTCAAGACCATTACCACAGCCTACTACAGAGGAGCCATG GGCATCGTTCTGGTGTACGACATCACAGACGAGAAGTCCTTCGAAAACATCCAGAACTGGATGAAAAGCATCACAGAA AATGCATCAGCCGGGGTCAGTCGAATGTTACTAGGCAATAAGTGTGACATTGAAGCGAAGCGGAAAGTTTCCAGGGAGACGGGAGAAAAG TTGGCAAAAGATCATGGCATCAGGTTCTTCGAGACAAGTGCAAAGTCCAGCATCAATGTGGACGAG TCTTTTCTCGCATTGGCACTCGACATACTACAGAAATCCAGCAAGAAACAA GGCCCCACAGGCCGAGAGGTGAAAATCACGAGCAATACAGAGAAAAAAGCCTCCAAATGTGTTATTCTCTAG